In Pangasianodon hypophthalmus isolate fPanHyp1 chromosome 3, fPanHyp1.pri, whole genome shotgun sequence, a single genomic region encodes these proteins:
- the LOC113541951 gene encoding uncharacterized protein LOC113541951 → MDHHSPDMSNISQGEDPEDPEDLEDPEDSEDPEDLEDSEDLEDPEDLEDLEDSEDLEDPEDAESSEVLKDSEDPEEEPQMNIGRRGSLIIPPGFSSEIQPATSVEENQNTTSPLLNSITDPKEEEKEK, encoded by the coding sequence ATGGATCAtcacagcccagacatgtcCAACATCAGTCAAGGTGAAGATCCAGAAGATCCTGAAGATCTAGAAGATCCTGAAGATTCAGAAGATCCTGAAGATCTAGAAGATTCAGAAGATCTTGAAGATCCTGAAGATCTAGAAGATCTAGAAGATTCAGAAGATCTTGAAGATCCAGAAGATGCTGAATCTTCAGAAGTTCTAAAAGATTCTGAAGATCCAGAAGAGGAACCTCAGATGAACATCGGGAGAAGAGGATCTCTGATTATTCCTCCTGGTTTCTCCTCAGAAATTCAACCTGCTACCAGCGTAGAAGAGAATCAGAACACTACATCACCACTATTAAACTCCATCACTGATCCcaaagaggaggaaaaagaaaaataa